The following are encoded in a window of Corythoichthys intestinalis isolate RoL2023-P3 chromosome 8, ASM3026506v1, whole genome shotgun sequence genomic DNA:
- the LOC130919912 gene encoding synaptogyrin-3-like — translation MESAAAFGAAKAGKLAFDPVAFFTHPRTIMRLLSWVFSIVVFSCIVNEGYMNIGSERLLCVFNKNADACNYGMTLGVSCFLASAFFLLLDAVFPSFSSLKDRRRAVLLDLICSGVASFLWFVGFCFFANQWQATSPDELPLSQGADAARAVIAFCFFSVITWTVLTLSALRRFLSGSHANLFTWQHLDPAPGHARATPYPITNGATIVTTKPYQAPPFTETLDPQKLTQQQHRPVAPAF, via the exons ATGGAGTCCGCGGCCGCATTCGGAGCCGCCAAAGCCGGGAAGCTGGCCTTCGACCCGGTCGCCTTCTTCACGCATCCGCGGACCATCATGAGGCTGTTATCGTGG GTCTTTTCCATCGTGGTCTTTAGTTGCATCGTGAATGAGGGCTACATGAACATCGGCAGTGAACgtcttttgtgcgtgttcaacaaGAACGCAGACGCGTGCAACTACGGCATGACGCTGGGTGTGTCCTGCTTCCTGGCCAGCGCCTTCTTCCTGCTCTTGGATGCCGTATTTCCGTCCTTTAGCAGCCTGAAGGACAGACGGCGCGCCGTGTTGCTTGACCTCATCTGCTCTG GGGTGGCCAGCTTCCTGTGGTTCGTGGGCTTCTGTTTCTTTGCCAATCAGTGGCAGGCGACGTCACCGGACGAGCTGCCTCTGTCGCAGGGTGCCGATGCCGCCCGAGCCGTCATCGCCTTCTGCTTCTTCTCCGTCATCACTTGG ACGGTGCTGACGCTGAGCGCCCTGCGTCGTTTCCTATCGGGATCGCACGCCAACCTGTTCACGTGGCAGCACCTGGACCCTGCCCCTGGCCATGCCAGGGCCACTCCCTACCCCATCACCAACGGCGCCACCATTGTCACGACCAAGCCCTACCAAGCCCCGCCCTTCACCGAGACGCTAGACCCGCAGAAGCTCACGCAGCAGCAGCACAGACCCGTGGCGCCCGCCTTCTGA